From Cervus canadensis isolate Bull #8, Minnesota chromosome 28, ASM1932006v1, whole genome shotgun sequence, one genomic window encodes:
- the RNF8 gene encoding E3 ubiquitin-protein ligase RNF8 isoform X3 translates to MGDPGSLVTEGGAGERSWCLRRVGMNAEWLLLEDGNEVTVGRGFGVTYQLVSKICPLMISRNHCILKQNAEGQWTIMDNKSLNGVWLNRERLEPLKVYSIHKGDHIQLGVPLENKENAEYEYEVTEEDWERIYPCLSPKSDQMMEKNKGLRTKRKYSLDELEGSGAEGPSNLKSKISKLSCELGQPVKSHGKGEVASPPSEYLDTKLTSFEPSGKTTGAHVNPGPAKVIELHRKKKKASNPSASQSSLELFKITMSRILMLKTQMQEKQVAVLNVKKQTKKGSSKKIVKMERELQDLQSQLCAEQAQQQARVEQLEKTIQEEEQHLQGLEKEEGEEDLKQQLAQALQEYRALMEELNRSKKNFEAIIQAKDKELEQTKEEKEKVQAQKEEVLSHMNDVLENELQCIICSEYFVEERDCSEDGAPGVFDRLPGTGNFGRSGGFSWTGLGQL, encoded by the exons GTGACTGTAGGGCGAGGATTTGGTGTTACATACCAGTTGGTATCAAAAATCTGCCCTCTGATGATTTCCCGAAACCACTGTATTTTGAAGCAGAATGCTGAGGGCCAGTGGACGATTATGGACAACAAG aGTCTGAATGGTGTCTGGCTGAACAGAGAACGTCTAGAACCTTTAAAGGTCTATTCTATCCATAAAGGAGATCACATCCAGCTTGGGGTACCTCTGGAAAATAAGGAGAATGCAGAGTATGAATATGAAGTTACCGAAGAAGATTGGGAGAGGATTTATCCTTGTCTTTCCCCCAAAAGTGACCAGATGATGGAAAAAAATAAGGGCTTGAGAACTAAAAGGAAATATAGTTTGGATGAATTAGAGGGTTCTGGAGCTGAAGGCCCCTCAAATTTGAAAtccaaaataagtaaattgtCTTGTGAACTTGGTCAGCCAGTGAAGTCGCATGGGAAGGGTGAAGTGGCCAGTCCACCTTCTGAATATTTAGATACTAAGTTGACTTCTTTTGAGCCAAGTGGGAAGACCACAGGGGCTCATGTTAACCCAGGCCCTGCAAAAGTTATAGAGCTTCATCGTAAGAAGAAGAAAGCTTCAAATCCTTCAGCATCTCAGAGCAGCTTAGAGCTGTTTAAGATAACCATGTCCAGGATTCTAATGCTGAAAAcacagatgcaggaaaagcaggtAGCTGTTCTGAATGTGAAAAAGCAGACCAAAAAAGGGAGCTCAAAGAAGATTGTGAAAATGGAGCGGGAACTTCAGGATTTACAGTCCCAGCTGTGTGCAGAGCAGGCCCAACAGCAGGCCAGAGTGGAGCAGCTGGAGAAGACCATCCAGGAAGAAGAGCAGCATCTCCAG GGtttggagaaagaggaaggagaagaggacctGAAGCAGCAGCTGGCCCAGGCTCTGCAGGAG TATCGGGCTCTGATGGAAGAGCTAAATCGCAGCAAGAAGAACTTTGAAGCAATCATTCAAGCCAAGGACAAAGAATTGGAGCAGACCAAG gaagagaaggagaaggtgcAAGCACAGAAGGAGGAAGTTCTTAGCCACATGAATGACGTGCTAGAGAATGAGCTCCAGTGTATTATTTGCTCAGAATACTTCGTTGAG gAAAGAGATTGTTCTGAAGATGGTGCTCCAGGAGTGTTTGACAGACTGCCAGGCACTGGGAACTTCGGACGGTCTGGAGGATTCTCTTGGACAGGTCTTGGGCAGCTCTGA
- the RNF8 gene encoding E3 ubiquitin-protein ligase RNF8 isoform X1 has translation MGDPGSLVTEGGAGERSWCLRRVGMNAEWLLLEDGNEVTVGRGFGVTYQLVSKICPLMISRNHCILKQNAEGQWTIMDNKSLNGVWLNRERLEPLKVYSIHKGDHIQLGVPLENKENAEYEYEVTEEDWERIYPCLSPKSDQMMEKNKGLRTKRKYSLDELEGSGAEGPSNLKSKISKLSCELGQPVKSHGKGEVASPPSEYLDTKLTSFEPSGKTTGAHVNPGPAKVIELHRKKKKASNPSASQSSLELFKITMSRILMLKTQMQEKQVAVLNVKKQTKKGSSKKIVKMERELQDLQSQLCAEQAQQQARVEQLEKTIQEEEQHLQGLEKEEGEEDLKQQLAQALQEYRALMEELNRSKKNFEAIIQAKDKELEQTKEEKEKVQAQKEEVLSHMNDVLENELQCIICSEYFVEAVTLNCAHSFCSYCINEWMKRKVECPICRKDIKSKTRSLVLDNCISKMVDNLNSEVKERRIVLIRERKGKRLF, from the exons GTGACTGTAGGGCGAGGATTTGGTGTTACATACCAGTTGGTATCAAAAATCTGCCCTCTGATGATTTCCCGAAACCACTGTATTTTGAAGCAGAATGCTGAGGGCCAGTGGACGATTATGGACAACAAG aGTCTGAATGGTGTCTGGCTGAACAGAGAACGTCTAGAACCTTTAAAGGTCTATTCTATCCATAAAGGAGATCACATCCAGCTTGGGGTACCTCTGGAAAATAAGGAGAATGCAGAGTATGAATATGAAGTTACCGAAGAAGATTGGGAGAGGATTTATCCTTGTCTTTCCCCCAAAAGTGACCAGATGATGGAAAAAAATAAGGGCTTGAGAACTAAAAGGAAATATAGTTTGGATGAATTAGAGGGTTCTGGAGCTGAAGGCCCCTCAAATTTGAAAtccaaaataagtaaattgtCTTGTGAACTTGGTCAGCCAGTGAAGTCGCATGGGAAGGGTGAAGTGGCCAGTCCACCTTCTGAATATTTAGATACTAAGTTGACTTCTTTTGAGCCAAGTGGGAAGACCACAGGGGCTCATGTTAACCCAGGCCCTGCAAAAGTTATAGAGCTTCATCGTAAGAAGAAGAAAGCTTCAAATCCTTCAGCATCTCAGAGCAGCTTAGAGCTGTTTAAGATAACCATGTCCAGGATTCTAATGCTGAAAAcacagatgcaggaaaagcaggtAGCTGTTCTGAATGTGAAAAAGCAGACCAAAAAAGGGAGCTCAAAGAAGATTGTGAAAATGGAGCGGGAACTTCAGGATTTACAGTCCCAGCTGTGTGCAGAGCAGGCCCAACAGCAGGCCAGAGTGGAGCAGCTGGAGAAGACCATCCAGGAAGAAGAGCAGCATCTCCAG GGtttggagaaagaggaaggagaagaggacctGAAGCAGCAGCTGGCCCAGGCTCTGCAGGAG TATCGGGCTCTGATGGAAGAGCTAAATCGCAGCAAGAAGAACTTTGAAGCAATCATTCAAGCCAAGGACAAAGAATTGGAGCAGACCAAG gaagagaaggagaaggtgcAAGCACAGAAGGAGGAAGTTCTTAGCCACATGAATGACGTGCTAGAGAATGAGCTCCAGTGTATTATTTGCTCAGAATACTTCGTTGAG GCTGTCACCTTGAACTGTGCCCATAGTTTCTGCTCCTACTGTATCAATGAGTGGATGAAGCGGAAAGTAGAATGCCCCATTTGTCGGAAGGACATCAAGTCCAAAACCCGCTCCCTGGTTCTGGACAATTGCATTAGTAAGATGGTAGACAATCTGAACTCAGAAGTGAAAGAACGACGAATTGTCCTCATCAGGGAACGAAAAG gAAAGAGATTGTTCTGA
- the RNF8 gene encoding E3 ubiquitin-protein ligase RNF8 isoform X2, with product MGDPGSLVTEGGAGERSWCLRRVGMNAEWLLLEDGNEVTVGRGFGVTYQLVSKICPLMISRNHCILKQNAEGQWTIMDNKSLNGVWLNRERLEPLKVYSIHKGDHIQLGVPLENKENAEYEYEVTEEDWERIYPCLSPKSDQMMEKNKGLRTKRKYSLDELEGSGAEGPSNLKSKISKLSCELGQPVKSHGKGEVASPPSEYLDTKLTSFEPSGKTTGAHVNPGPAKVIELHRKKKKASNPSASQSSLELFKITMSRILMLKTQMQEKQVAVLNVKKQTKKGSSKKIVKMERELQDLQSQLCAEQAQQQARVEQLEKTIQEEEQHLQGLEKEEGEEDLKQQLAQALQEYRALMEELNRSKKNFEAIIQAKDKELEQTKAVTLNCAHSFCSYCINEWMKRKVECPICRKDIKSKTRSLVLDNCISKMVDNLNSEVKERRIVLIRERKGKRLF from the exons GTGACTGTAGGGCGAGGATTTGGTGTTACATACCAGTTGGTATCAAAAATCTGCCCTCTGATGATTTCCCGAAACCACTGTATTTTGAAGCAGAATGCTGAGGGCCAGTGGACGATTATGGACAACAAG aGTCTGAATGGTGTCTGGCTGAACAGAGAACGTCTAGAACCTTTAAAGGTCTATTCTATCCATAAAGGAGATCACATCCAGCTTGGGGTACCTCTGGAAAATAAGGAGAATGCAGAGTATGAATATGAAGTTACCGAAGAAGATTGGGAGAGGATTTATCCTTGTCTTTCCCCCAAAAGTGACCAGATGATGGAAAAAAATAAGGGCTTGAGAACTAAAAGGAAATATAGTTTGGATGAATTAGAGGGTTCTGGAGCTGAAGGCCCCTCAAATTTGAAAtccaaaataagtaaattgtCTTGTGAACTTGGTCAGCCAGTGAAGTCGCATGGGAAGGGTGAAGTGGCCAGTCCACCTTCTGAATATTTAGATACTAAGTTGACTTCTTTTGAGCCAAGTGGGAAGACCACAGGGGCTCATGTTAACCCAGGCCCTGCAAAAGTTATAGAGCTTCATCGTAAGAAGAAGAAAGCTTCAAATCCTTCAGCATCTCAGAGCAGCTTAGAGCTGTTTAAGATAACCATGTCCAGGATTCTAATGCTGAAAAcacagatgcaggaaaagcaggtAGCTGTTCTGAATGTGAAAAAGCAGACCAAAAAAGGGAGCTCAAAGAAGATTGTGAAAATGGAGCGGGAACTTCAGGATTTACAGTCCCAGCTGTGTGCAGAGCAGGCCCAACAGCAGGCCAGAGTGGAGCAGCTGGAGAAGACCATCCAGGAAGAAGAGCAGCATCTCCAG GGtttggagaaagaggaaggagaagaggacctGAAGCAGCAGCTGGCCCAGGCTCTGCAGGAG TATCGGGCTCTGATGGAAGAGCTAAATCGCAGCAAGAAGAACTTTGAAGCAATCATTCAAGCCAAGGACAAAGAATTGGAGCAGACCAAG GCTGTCACCTTGAACTGTGCCCATAGTTTCTGCTCCTACTGTATCAATGAGTGGATGAAGCGGAAAGTAGAATGCCCCATTTGTCGGAAGGACATCAAGTCCAAAACCCGCTCCCTGGTTCTGGACAATTGCATTAGTAAGATGGTAGACAATCTGAACTCAGAAGTGAAAGAACGACGAATTGTCCTCATCAGGGAACGAAAAG gAAAGAGATTGTTCTGA